TAATGGAAAGGCTAGAACAGTGCCACTTTCACATCAGTCTTAGCAAAAGTTACAGTGGAATGATGAAGGTCTGTAGTCTTCAAGGGCTATGGGGATAGGGGGTGGATGACTACAAAATGTTGTCTGTGTATAGAGGAGATTAATTTGTATTGTCTCATAAACATATCAACCCTGAATGCTGTTTCTGAAGTTAACATAGGAACATGggatgttttttattgttttccacaagtttttttgttttatatatatacctAGCTGAGTGAACGCATCAGCTGTCAAGATCACAAAATGAATCCTCATTAGGTGACAAGTGGGAACTGATGGTAAAGCAAGTTCCTCTTACAGTTCAATTCATAGCACAGGTGAAGATTTGTTTACCTTCAGTTCCCTTTTTCATCAAAAGAGACCTTTGTGGTCTAGAAAGATACTGTTATTTTATACAGCTACATATTCACCTGATCACAAAAAATCTTTTTGTTGTGATTATCATATGTGGACTAGCACATCACATCCTTCCACAAACAAAATTGGAAATGATTACAgaacagcaacttttttttttttttttttttaatttaactgcagTAGCCTGAAGTCAACTGTACACGCACTATTGAACTGTGATGTGAAAAAGCCAGACATTCAATCAAATGCTATTCAGCCAGAAAGCTACTATTTATCCACTAACTGAAGAGCTTTGTCACCTGTGAAGTTAGACAATCAGCCTGTCACATCACAAATTGTAAGGCTGTCTTTGGTGACAATAAAGCAAAAGAGACAATGGCACTGTTTTGAAGTGCAAAGGCtaattttctgaaataaataaaacaattgtaatggtATAATACTAGAAAGAATAAAGTTGCACAAAGGAGCTGCTAATGTATCGCTGCGAGTAGCTCTTATCTGTCAGAGTATAAAGAGCAAAGTACTTGCTCTAGCGATTAATCAGGTTTAAAAAAGAGAAGTATTTTATTGTCCTTAATTTAGAGAAGAGAAAGAGTATTttttctaacaaaaaataaataaaatatatatatatatatatatatatatatatatatatatatatatatatatatatatatatatatatatattcatatattcacgGTTCGATACGGCCGTTCCTAGCCAAGGATCGGTCTGATGAAGCGACCCTTCTCCTGTAGGGGTCTCTCTGGGGTCATTTGGATTTTAattgatttacttatttatttttttaacaagtgGCAATCATTACAAGAGGGTGcccatttttattacaaaaaacctGAGTCACAATAAAGagatacagcaaaaaaaaaaaaataataataattcaccaACAAGGTGTGATCTTCAAAAGACCAGGGATTTTTGGGCAGGTTTTTGATAAATCATACTGACTCCTAATTTACTACTGCGCCTAGTAACACGACAGGCTTAGTATCCAAACCCTATTAAAACGAAGTTGACTATAAATTTTACATTATCAAAGAACGAGTACGTAATACTAATGCTAATGCTAATACTAATGCTAATGCTAATACTAATGCTAATGCTAATACTAATTGTTTAACATGCCAGTCTGCACCGGGTTTCCGTATTCAATGTGTactgagtgtgtgtatgtggtggtGTTTTTGATTTGCACACTTGCTGATTTGTTGACTGGCAAAGATACATTTGTCTGAAACAGGGTCTGTCCAATCTCTGGAATCGATGCAAGGCGGTACATCTCAATATAAAAAACCTAATCCGTGagatttgttgtttatttttctggtATCGAGGCTAATATAACCTGTTTTTCGTTCATATCACCACTCATCTCTTACTGGTTATttgtatttgacaaaaaaaaaaaaaatctaacattatCTTACCTCTTCCGCGATGATGTGTACAGCACTCCCACTTGTAATGTTTCAAATAGTTAAATTGCAGCAATCCTGTGAGATGTATATTCCATAAAAAGAGGCCATACTCGCTGTAGTTTCCTGCCTGTGATGTCACGCTAGGGCTACTGAGGGTGCTGGGACATGTAGTCTTCCAAGTGGACTACCAAATGAGTTGCACGCCACAATTTAGTATGGAAAACTATCAGTCCCAGAAGTCACTGAGAAACATAGCGTCAGTTTCGCTGACGTTTCACATCGGGTTTCAGCTGATtcacaattgtattttgtttttggaagCTATCCATAATTTAGAATTACGACAACACCAAAATTGCTAGCCAGGCCCAAACACCCTGGTGTGTTGTCTCTCGCAGGAACATTTTGGTTGACCAGGTGCTGTATATCATTGTCATCTTATTGGTACTTttgaaaaccaaaacatttaaaagtgaagTTTTCAAAAAACACGTAACACATCCGTCCAGGGACcggtttttaaaaaatttaaatctgGATAACAGTGTTCCACATTTCTGTTATCTGTATTGTTTTGCGTCGTGTGTTTCAGAAAATGCCACTGCTGTATTCTATCCgcattaatacaaataattactATTACGAAATTCGTTTTGTTTTCAAGGGAatcttgatcacaaaatataggttTACAAAATCCGGATGACTTGGTccagattacattttgaaaaaccgACGGATATTGTTGTCCAGAAGTCTAGTAGTGGAATCATACACATTGTGTAACCTCGTTTTAAACAAGCACCCTTTTTATActggacagacacacagaagATGAAATATATTGTGGCATTGCCACACATCACATTCAGCACTTTGTTCACCATTACCCCTAAATATCCCCCTCAATTCAACTGATCTAATTAGCATGGGCTGTTTCATCTCGGACTCCGCATGTACCACTTTAAGGCTTTGAAAGGCTGTGCTGCCTTGTGCAGGTCAACACGCGTTTGTTCGAAAGGGTGTTTCATGTAAACTAATTGTATTTTACGTGTTTAGTTGCGTTTCTATTTGTTGCTCCATTTTGGTGGACttatcctgaaaaaataaaatattaattcatgTGGTTCTTGAGTGTGGCGGAGCACCAGTGATTTTTAAACACTGGATTGATTTAGATTGTCTACTATGTTCAAGTGCACAtacaaactttatatatatatatatatatatatatatatatatatatatatatatatataatatgatattttgtGTGCGAGAATACCATATTTACTGAATTCCATAATGTCTGGTTCTCGTTGGTGGAATTTTTGTTAATTTCCTTTTACGCCAGAACACTgaaaaccaatcaaattgcactTCCTGTTTCAGTGTAGCTCGTTTAATTTTTAAGGCGGGTTAAGGAGCGGGAGGTTTAAATTGTCCCGCTTATGCACTAATATActgaaataaacaatatttaaatacgtTTGTAAAACGATCTGATTAGGACGCATAACTGGAGCAAACGAAGATGTCCAGAGAAAGGTAATGCTGTTAAATccttacaatacattttaaatgtagggTGGTCCGAGATTCTGTAGTTGCAGTAACTTTACTAGTGGAAGACATAGGGAACAGTTACCCAGAGTATTAAGCAAGACTATACATGAATCGGGGCCAAACTGATCGTTGCTATTTCAGCATGAAATAATGAAATTTAACTGACCTGAGGATTGCACAGCGATACAAAAATAATGCAATGGACAACAACCTTGACTACCATCGCGGCAGCGATAATATAGTGCATTTTAACGCAGAGCATCAAACAAATGCATATGTGCTTTATGTAGCATGCCGAAATTCTAGCACGGtagaaaataatacagtatttggaaattaattaaaaaaaaaaataaagttacagaGTATTGGTGCAGCAGTTCTCATTCTTAAGAACTTTTTTTAATCAAGTTCTGTATTTGTAAGTTctaatgtatttttgaaaaagaTGAGCGCGTGCCATTAAGTCTGCTATTGTTTGCTGTAAAGAAGAATTATCGATACCACCTACATATACTATAGTCGATACATGCTGCAGCTTGTATGGTCAATAGTAGCCcatgctgtgtgtatatatatatatatatatatatatatatatatatatatatatatatatatatatatatataattacacacaaatTGCCGTGCCTTTACATGCTTTTTTCTAATCGATCAGATGGATTATATAAACTAGGACGTGTTCTGTTGTATAAATTAGTCGATCTGCGACGTGAGCTCAAATAGCATCCGGCCCTAACTTTTCAATCTTGTCCTCTGCTCAGTTTGTCTTTGCCGGGCTCATTAGTTAGGGATTCGGTCGCTGTGGGAGGGAATATACTTGTCTGCTGTGGTCAAGTTTCCCCATGTGGTTATGTagcatttgtttgtctgttgatgGGTTAACAAATAGACCCTTAGCTAGAGTCTAACACAATATGTAACTCCAGATACAAATATCAATACGAATATACCACAGTCTAATTAGATGTATTATTTCTGGGATTTTGTTTCGTttcgttttgttgtttttttttcatcaacagAAGCGTATTTTAGGTTTCACTTTGCAGTTTTGGCCCCCAAGAGTATATCATGGTATTCCAGTAAAGaactaacaataaaataaattcacattttatttgagcACAGTATATTTGGCCTTTGCTATTGGTGTAATCGGTTTCTGCAAGgtcgggtgttttttttttttgttttgtttcttccagCTTGCCCTGGATTCGTCCATAATGTCGCCACGTAATTAAATCGGACACAAGCAAATCATGTCCTTTCTCTTGTGGAAATGAACAGTGGTAATGTCGGTTAAAAGGAGCAGTGAAGCACAGTAAAACACGCCCGGTGTGGGAGGTGCCAATGCTGCATCAGGCTATTAACTACGAAGGCTCAggaatgtttattttctgtaaacttgtttattgaaaaatttttttttttttttgaagacacaGAAAGCACCTTCAGGAGCTCCCTTCCTCCAGTGGGAACTTGCCAAAGTGGACACAGCTGCaggaaaccaagaagacacacaAGGTCCCTTTCGGGGACAATTGTGAAAATGAATTCACTCCTCAGGAACTGATGCAAAGTTGGTCTCCCCTGCAGAAAAGACCTAGAATCTGCAAAGGGAAAGAGAATGAAGCTGTCCCCTTTGTTCTCGCTCGGAGGCCGAGGAGAAAGCGAGAATCCGAAGCAGGTAGGACATAACCAGAGCTTGTAGTCAGTTCAttactattttctttttgtaactgcTGCGTAAGTGTGAAACCTGAAGAAATTAGACTGCAGCTGATGTTTTCTTTGACTCTTGTCCAGTGATTTCCTGGGACGGCCTACCTGACGAGCTGCTACTCGGAATATTTCATGGCCTTCCACTGGTTGACCTACTCAATGTTTCCAGAGTGTGTAAACGGTGGCACCGCCTGGCGTAAGTCATTTTCctggaatatgaataaataaGTATGATGTCTGAGCTGCAGTTCTTATCCTTAAGATCCCTGTTAGAAAACTAGCAATGGTAGTAGCAAACTTTAGAGagtaacagaaaaagaaaaaacgggAAAGAAGCATAAGCTGACGCATACAGTTAATGCAAGACCTATAACTTAACCCTGCATGTGGAGCTTTCTTACTGATaccttcagtgtgtgtgtcacgATTTGAATCGGGAATTTTGGTTTGGTTGCTGGTCTCTTTTAAAACCTCTGGTAACTATTGCTCTGTTACACAGGGTGCCTTGGGGTATGTTTTGTGGACAGAATGCTGTCATGAATGTTCAAGCTAATTGTAGAAAACTCCCGGGAGCAGGCGCTGGTAACCAGTGTTTCTTTATCCTCCAGGTTCGATGAGTCTCTGTGGCACAGCGTTGATCTGACGGGAAAGGCACTGCTCGCGCCCGCCCTCAGTCAGGTCCTGACAGCCGGGGTGGTGGCCTTGCGCTGCCCCAGGACCTGCATAGGCAAACCGGCTCTCAAAAACCTAAGGTGAGCTGGAGACCGCCCCTTTCATGAATTTCCGATATCGCAATCATTGTTGCAGTCGTTGATGTTGCTATGTGAGTGTTGTATTAACCTCAGCCCCTGTTATTTGAAACTCGCTCAATTCATTGGCTTGTGTTTTCCCTTTGCAGGTCTCTGCGTCTTCAACATCTGGATTTATCCAGCTGCACCGTGAGTGTAGAAGTGCTTGAGGACATCATTGGCTGTTGCTGCAGGCTCCAGGACCTCAGTTTAGAGGGACTGGTTCTTTCAGATCAAGTCCTCATGTAGGTGCCTAAGAAGCACTATCTCCGTAGTAATACTGTTGTATTTGTTCTGTGTGGTATTTCTTGCATCCAGTAGATGCAGAGTGTTGCAAGGGGGCATAtaaatggttacactgtggtgtaccacATCTACTTTGAGGCTAGCTATGATTCAAATTAGGGTGCTTTAAACTtgagaggttgttttttttatttaagtcattgtgattgaaacagaaaatgtaccaaaagcCTGTAGTCAAGTATTCTGATGCACAGAATATCTTAAGGACATGGCTGTCCTTCTAAGATCTCATTTCCAGTTGTAAACTAGAAACTTAAACTAAACAGGTACACGTTTTAAATTAACACCTCAGACAGTTTTAAGAAACCATTTAAGTTGAAAGTGTTGATGTTTTGAATTTAAGGAGTCAGCCTTTTACCCATCCAAGAAAAGAGGTGAACACTGTACTTGCAGCTGATTATAAAGATGTATAGATGGCATCTGTTGGTAAACCATTGATAGGCTGAGAGATTGTAACGCTTGCTCTTTACGTTCCTCTCGTCTAGATGTTTAGCACAGAACCCTGAGCTGCTGCGATTGAACTTGTCTGGATGTTCAGGATTCTCTGCACATTCACTGGGAGAGATGCTCCACCACTGCACACGGTAAGGCTTTCTCTGATTTTAGGGAGGCCTCTCTAAGCTAAATTCCTCTTTAATGGCCAAGGGACTTGGTAGGGCAGACGGTTAATGCACCAGCCTTTTCCCTGTGGAGGCTTGGGTTAGCCCTTGACAGATAGTCTACATCACAGAACAATAATATAATCAACTTTAATCCCCAAAGAAGCTTGCAGGGGGATGTGGGGAGACTTTAGTCCAATTCGCACCAAAAACATCACATCAAAGAGAGAAAACATGGCTCACTAAATAGAATCTGTAACATCACTGAAAGTATGTAGAGCATGCCTTCAGAGTATTATTGTTGTCTTGGACAGTTCTTTATATGCCAGCTTTAAAACTAGCCCCTGAACAGAGCTGGGCAGATTTGGTAACAGTCCTGAGCACTGTAATGAAAAGCGTTTCCTGTATGTTAAGCtcttttttaaattctctttctctctttgtgATATACAGCCTGGAAGAGCTGAACCTGTCCTGGTGTGAATTTACTTCGGACCATGTTAAAGCCGCCGTGAACAACATTCCTGAAAGTGTCACACAGCTAAACCTCAGCGGGTACCGCCAGAACTTGCACATTGCTGGTATGTATGGGAATTAACTGTCGCTGTGAAATATTGACATAGAAAACTTTAGTTTATTAACTCGCAGGGTGGTACACTTTTAGTGCCTTTTTTTTAGCTACtcattacataaatacaatttaaaatacaatcaatCTCTGTTAACTCCATTGCCATTTAGTGtcgacttatccaaggtgtcaAGTTAACCCCAGGTGCAATGAGCCATGGTGTTAACAATGCATGTAAGTAACAACTCTCATGTTTACAGTTCCAGTACAGGCGAgcctcgacttacgacgcacggcacttcCAACTCTTGCATTaataccctgcttcgactttacgacattgATACGGCATTTACAACATGGCTAGACCTGAGCCGTCATGTGCGCagctcggtgtccgaactgcagtacctgtcgtggtcgccctgacttagtctagcgtttatttttttgttgttttgatttttatgcatgtaactgttttatttttttatttatttgctgttaacaatgtctgataagagcaattggcTCAAAACggaacctaagctgtgaactctgtcacatgatgaagGGCTTAACTTCAgacgatcgtatttcctgctaggagtaccacataaacacagtaaatacgtcattggaaagccctatgtctacttttaaacaagccaggtagtgTCTGAGCAATATATGTGTAATCTCTGGGCTGaatgtaaagagttaaatatttgcatgagtacactATAACGGGTCATttctgtaaaactgtattatttagCTGAAGAGTCAGGAgtgtaaccccaatttataacatttgatcctatgggaaaatgtgcttcgacttaagACACTTAGAATTACAACACGACTTTCTGGAACCAATTGACTACCTgtattataaatttatttttagttaaaggggaactgtacgcaaaataacaaggctctctaaatgctctgtTCACATAACAAATGCGTCTCGCTGCGCCAGTTTTGTTAAAGTCAAGCGTTTAGccagtatttcaattttatttgtcTGCTGGAAATGCAGGCCACCGCCATATTTGATCCTTTCTGGCCCTGCTGTTACGTCGTATCGTTGACAGCCACCCACGCCAGTGAACGCGGCAGGGTGAAATATGTCAGAATGCAAAGCATTCGGGTGCAAAAATAACTTTGTACAACTTGTATAGTTCAATGTACAGTCAACCTCAAATGTGTAACTTCTGAAATCTTGTGTTTCCAATTAGATGTGGAGGTATTAGTGGAGAGATGTCCACACATTACTAACCTAGATTTGAGGTGGGTAACACTCTTGTGtccttcatttttttctgtttagttcaGATAGGTTCCAAATTGAACTGTGCGAACTTTGTAGATTCTAGTTGCTGTTTCAACACTCTCGGCACAAAGTAACTTTTAAGGAAGGAAAATCCTAAGAAAACTATTCATTAAGGTCTTATATAGGTCTAGTATCAGCTTTGAATATGTTGGTCAGGTGTAATTACGATGGGGGGGGTGGGTTGTTCTACAAATGTATTCTGGAATAACCTCCAACTTCATTTATGTACATTGTTTATTAAATTGAGCGTTTCATTTTTGTGTCACTAACATTTTCTCACTTTGCCTTTATTTCCAGCGACAGTGTCTTGCTGACATCAGAATCTTTTCAGCATTTCTGCAAACTCCCAGCCCTCCATCATCTAGCCCTCAGCCGGTGTTACCAGATCCACCCGGCGGCCCTGGTGTGAGTACAGCATTCTAGGAGGCCTGGTACAGACCCCCACAACAGCACTGTAATAAACATCCTATACACTATTCCACTGGAGAACTGCATTGTGCTAGCTGAATGGatatggatcaaactgctatgtaatgggagtcataTATCCATACCTGACATAGACAATGTCTAATCACTTCAATAATTATCATAAGATCTTAAATCAGGAGCACACAATCTTTCCCTCCCGACCCTGTTCTCATGGAATCtgttccaaaaacaaacaaaaaaagtgataGATCTAGTTTTTAAACCAAAATTATGCAATCCTGACAGTGGTCAAAATGGTCCTTTTCATGTACATCCACTTTAAGGTATCATTAGTTTATATttgttgaaattatattttaaaacatgtttactgtCTTTAAATGGCATAAAACAAACTGATTTTATCATTTTTGATTGGCACTAATGCCCAGAGtccaacttctttttttttttttttttttttttttttttttttttttttttttttgtgtgcgcTTTGTAGTTTAGATGTCATTCTGATCATACGCTACTGCCTCACATCATATAAGACAATAAAAATAGTGATTTAACCCTTTGAAATACTGCCTTCAAAACGATATTACTGAGGTTTCTGACCTTGTCTGGttggttttatttcacagggatTTTGAGAACTTTCCCTCTTTGAAGATGCTGGAGGTTTTTGGGATCTTGCAGGACACAAGCCTACTAATTTTGACAAAAGGCCTGCCGCACATTAAAATCAACTCCTGCTGTTTTACCACCATCGCCCGACCCACTGTGGGAAGCAAGAAC
The sequence above is a segment of the Polyodon spathula isolate WHYD16114869_AA chromosome 2, ASM1765450v1, whole genome shotgun sequence genome. Coding sequences within it:
- the LOC121304766 gene encoding S-phase kinase-associated protein 2-like, with protein sequence MSRERHRKHLQELPSSSGNLPKWTQLQETKKTHKVPFGDNCENEFTPQELMQSWSPLQKRPRICKGKENEAVPFVLARRPRRKRESEAVISWDGLPDELLLGIFHGLPLVDLLNVSRVCKRWHRLAFDESLWHSVDLTGKALLAPALSQVLTAGVVALRCPRTCIGKPALKNLRSLRLQHLDLSSCTVSVEVLEDIIGCCCRLQDLSLEGLVLSDQVLICLAQNPELLRLNLSGCSGFSAHSLGEMLHHCTRLEELNLSWCEFTSDHVKAAVNNIPESVTQLNLSGYRQNLHIADVEVLVERCPHITNLDLSDSVLLTSESFQHFCKLPALHHLALSRCYQIHPAALVDFENFPSLKMLEVFGILQDTSLLILTKGLPHIKINSCCFTTIARPTVGSKNSRDIWGISCRLTYRAPFTS